A region of Granulibacter bethesdensis DNA encodes the following proteins:
- a CDS encoding DUF6456 domain-containing protein: MMSYLSAPSELSPRILRETVMLSLPRENAPEEKGEASQAPAIRLRRRRDGLQLMHARGDLPQALFCAAERFRDEYARAQGISTGCRMTSLALGRVTSSAGPGHGPAERQLLALRRCRAALSAVPERSRAVFVWVVVDWKTLGAYEQAHHMRNGRARPWLIEALDALADHYAGRQPASPSKPEEAR; the protein is encoded by the coding sequence ATGATGAGCTATCTCTCCGCCCCGTCCGAGCTTTCCCCGCGTATCCTGCGGGAAACAGTGATGCTGTCCTTGCCGCGGGAAAATGCACCAGAGGAGAAGGGAGAAGCCAGTCAGGCCCCTGCGATCCGGCTGCGTCGTCGTCGCGACGGACTGCAACTGATGCATGCACGCGGTGATCTGCCGCAGGCCCTGTTCTGCGCCGCCGAGCGGTTCCGCGACGAGTATGCGCGGGCGCAGGGTATTTCCACAGGATGCCGGATGACCTCTCTGGCGCTGGGGCGTGTGACGAGTTCGGCCGGGCCGGGTCATGGTCCGGCCGAGCGGCAGCTTCTGGCGCTGCGCCGCTGCCGGGCTGCTTTGTCGGCGGTGCCGGAGCGCTCGCGGGCGGTCTTTGTCTGGGTCGTGGTGGACTGGAAAACGCTGGGGGCGTACGAACAGGCGCATCATATGCGCAATGGGCGCGCCCGCCCGTGGTTGATCGAGGCGCTGGATGCGCTGGCCGATCATTATGCGGGGCGGCAGCCTGCCTCCCCCTCCAAACCAGAGGAGGCGCGGTGA
- a CDS encoding YdaU family protein, which yields MTHEALSSPLPPPLTPPESDLRGLPFMPLDVERLADSDMVALSSGDEFKAALLLILKSWTQRPAGSLPDDDRVLARLSGAGNRWPRLRSMALHGWQRCADGRLYHAVVAEKACQAWAMRLAQRSRARARWEKHASSALPPDMRAQMQGTGTEKGTERDKNNALSHQAGSHQMGSEGCRLPPDWQPGEEEQGFASSLGLRAEEVLPRFRDYWQARSGASGLRRDWSATWRIWCRGDAERSASASPSSRNRRGQRAGSRQDALLREHAAWQPGHAASTTGEETP from the coding sequence ATGACTCATGAAGCACTTTCCTCCCCTTTGCCTCCCCCTTTGACCCCGCCGGAGAGCGATCTTCGCGGCCTGCCTTTCATGCCGCTGGATGTGGAGCGACTGGCGGATAGCGATATGGTGGCACTGTCCAGCGGGGATGAGTTCAAGGCCGCCCTGCTGCTGATCCTGAAAAGCTGGACCCAGCGCCCGGCGGGCAGCCTGCCGGATGATGACCGTGTGCTGGCCCGGCTGAGCGGGGCGGGCAATCGCTGGCCGAGGCTGCGGAGCATGGCGCTGCATGGTTGGCAGCGTTGTGCGGATGGGCGGCTTTATCATGCGGTGGTGGCGGAAAAAGCCTGTCAGGCATGGGCGATGCGCCTTGCCCAGCGCAGCCGCGCCCGTGCCCGGTGGGAGAAACATGCTTCATCCGCTTTGCCCCCGGATATGCGGGCGCAGATGCAAGGGACAGGGACAGAGAAAGGGACAGAAAGAGACAAAAATAACGCTCTCTCCCATCAGGCAGGCTCCCATCAGATGGGATCTGAAGGATGCCGTCTGCCACCGGATTGGCAGCCGGGCGAGGAAGAGCAGGGCTTCGCCTCCTCGTTGGGGCTGAGGGCGGAGGAGGTGTTGCCCCGGTTCCGGGATTACTGGCAGGCCCGGTCGGGGGCGTCCGGTCTGCGGCGGGACTGGTCGGCGACATGGCGCATCTGGTGCCGTGGCGATGCGGAGCGGTCAGCCTCCGCCTCACCATCTTCCCGCAACAGGCGCGGCCAAAGAGCCGGCAGCCGTCAGGACGCTTTACTGAGGGAGCATGCGGCATGGCAACCCGGGCATGCGGCCTCCACCACGGGCGAGGAAACCCCATGA
- a CDS encoding outer membrane beta-barrel protein: MIWRATTALCFGTVLFGLAGQGRAQVPEEPKGDEMRPTISEIPAEQQQAIAAAQKPKPKASYWDNTEAHLTIQAGITGNPWTKSGRNFGQFYADRANTVTMNQIMGNLSHPIQDVGKGYGVGFVFEMMYGSDARFDPTIGMADGVLTGLYQWVPTQAHIDFHLPWFTKGGVDIQVGQMYGLLGSEGTPALLRPFYTFNYASDYIVPFEMIGVMTTTHLTDKMDFILGVDAGNSTSFGNAGNNNRPKGTIGVQWNNLMDNKLNFHLIGHFGPQGNNSYPVTSPDGLWTSAGVGPRANDEMQYNADFLASYKVNEKTTVTVDATYLHDDLLRADAYGVTTYLAYDINPNLTFNARGEVFRDNTGLIIAEYASFTSFTRAISNKPYPYYIAPPTTYGELTLGVTYRPDFVNRHMFWGGKFTVRPEIRYDRSLNGTNPFNESAIPTAANNYTPVVNNGTNDMLWFNLDMIVNF; the protein is encoded by the coding sequence ATGATCTGGCGGGCAACGACTGCACTCTGTTTCGGAACCGTTCTGTTCGGGCTGGCGGGGCAAGGCCGCGCCCAGGTGCCGGAGGAACCAAAGGGGGACGAAATGCGCCCCACCATCAGCGAAATTCCGGCCGAGCAGCAGCAGGCGATCGCAGCCGCACAGAAGCCGAAACCCAAGGCCTCCTACTGGGATAATACGGAGGCGCATCTGACCATTCAGGCCGGTATCACCGGTAACCCGTGGACCAAATCAGGCCGCAACTTCGGTCAGTTCTATGCGGACCGCGCCAACACGGTCACGATGAACCAGATCATGGGCAATCTGTCACATCCGATCCAGGATGTCGGCAAAGGCTATGGTGTCGGTTTTGTGTTCGAGATGATGTACGGCTCGGACGCCCGTTTTGACCCCACCATCGGTATGGCGGATGGTGTGCTGACCGGGCTGTATCAATGGGTGCCCACACAGGCCCATATCGACTTCCACCTGCCGTGGTTTACCAAGGGCGGCGTGGATATCCAGGTCGGTCAGATGTACGGCCTGCTGGGTTCGGAAGGCACGCCGGCTCTGTTGCGGCCGTTCTATACGTTCAACTATGCCTCTGACTACATCGTCCCCTTCGAAATGATCGGGGTGATGACGACGACACATCTGACCGACAAGATGGATTTCATTCTCGGCGTTGATGCAGGTAATTCCACCAGCTTTGGCAATGCGGGCAATAACAATCGCCCGAAAGGCACCATCGGGGTTCAGTGGAACAACCTGATGGATAACAAGCTGAATTTCCATCTGATCGGCCATTTCGGCCCGCAGGGGAATAACAGCTATCCGGTGACCTCGCCCGACGGACTGTGGACCAGCGCCGGTGTTGGCCCCCGCGCCAATGACGAGATGCAGTATAACGCCGACTTCCTCGCCAGCTATAAGGTGAACGAGAAAACGACCGTGACGGTCGATGCCACCTATCTGCATGACGATCTGCTGCGGGCCGATGCGTATGGTGTCACCACCTATCTGGCCTATGATATCAATCCAAACCTGACCTTCAACGCCCGTGGTGAAGTGTTCCGCGATAATACCGGCCTGATCATCGCTGAATATGCCAGCTTTACGTCCTTCACCCGTGCGATCAGCAACAAGCCTTACCCGTACTATATAGCACCACCGACCACCTATGGCGAATTGACGCTGGGCGTGACCTATCGCCCGGATTTTGTGAACCGCCATATGTTCTGGGGCGGGAAGTTCACGGTGCGCCCGGAAATCCGCTATGACCGGTCGCTGAACGGCACCAACCCGTTCAATGAATCCGCCATTCCCACGGCCGCCAATAACTACACCCCGGTGGTCAATAACGGTACCAACGACATGCTGTGGTTCAACCTGGATATGATCGTGAATTTCTGA
- a CDS encoding cytochrome c: MAMTLAACPVMAVSTVAPAAETLLLSPSTGQEQSLSAASLLARSDAQWVTVRDVSYGGQRRYRAVGLATLLGKAADDGGVLTATASDGFSADLPLRMIREASQDASRPQPWLAVEDPQHPWPALPGKKASAGPFYIIWSGEGAEHVPSEYWPYRILRLTIRTPTLQRWPQLELSPDASASIKQGQDAFIAFCLPCHRLNGAGDGDQGPDLGKPMNPTGYFQRSALHRYIRDPASVRDWPGRQMQGFSATTLPDTTIEAIIDYLDAIRMKSAPSRVKP, encoded by the coding sequence ATGGCCATGACGCTGGCGGCGTGTCCCGTCATGGCGGTCTCGACGGTGGCTCCGGCAGCGGAGACGCTGTTGCTCAGTCCCTCTACAGGGCAGGAACAGTCGCTGTCTGCGGCCTCCCTGCTGGCACGGTCTGATGCACAATGGGTTACGGTGCGGGATGTGAGCTATGGCGGACAGCGGCGCTATCGTGCCGTCGGCCTTGCCACCTTGCTCGGGAAAGCGGCAGATGATGGTGGTGTGCTGACCGCCACGGCCTCGGACGGGTTCAGCGCCGATCTGCCATTGCGCATGATCAGGGAGGCGTCACAGGATGCATCCCGACCGCAACCATGGCTGGCGGTGGAGGATCCGCAGCACCCATGGCCAGCTTTACCGGGTAAGAAAGCCAGCGCCGGACCATTTTACATCATCTGGAGCGGTGAGGGTGCGGAGCATGTCCCCAGCGAATACTGGCCTTATCGCATTCTGCGCCTGACCATCAGAACGCCGACCCTGCAACGCTGGCCGCAACTGGAGCTGTCTCCTGATGCATCGGCGAGCATAAAGCAGGGACAGGATGCTTTCATCGCTTTCTGCCTGCCCTGCCATCGGCTGAATGGGGCGGGGGATGGTGATCAGGGGCCTGATCTTGGAAAACCCATGAACCCGACAGGTTATTTTCAGCGTTCGGCGCTGCATCGCTATATACGTGATCCGGCCTCGGTGCGGGACTGGCCGGGGCGGCAGATGCAGGGTTTCAGCGCCACCACCCTGCCGGATACGACGATCGAGGCGATCATCGACTATCTCGATGCGATCAGGATGAAGTCGGCTCCGTCACGGGTGAAACCTTGA
- the terL gene encoding phage terminase large subunit, which yields MSMQTADTALRRELALRRRLRDLTARESLPEFARLVMAEQNLHPAAHHHLLLKELQAVAHGTVDRLLITMPPGSAKSTYASRIFPAWLMALQSGIRIIGASHTADLADHVSRGVQSCLRDYAPVLGTGLRRENARDWEAANGSAYKAVGIGGPIAGRRADVAIIDDPVKSRADADSRACRERVWNWFGADLRTRMKPGGRIVVIMTRWHEDDLGGRLLLRQGSSWRRVNLPAQAEDNDPLGRAPGEWLWGDDSYGYAGELQRVKAEYERGGAMRDWAALYQQQPRPAEGALFKTAALSCILASPASVQWVRAWDLAATRQTGTGDPDWTVGARLGRDVAGRFVIGDIVRLRGGPEDVTRIIAATASRDGASVRISIPRDPGQAGKAQAAYLARMLSGYVVETSPESGDKSTRAMPFAAQVNAGNVDMLPGAWQAALLDELAGFPSARHDDQVDALSRAFLALMQGRDTRASFLAYL from the coding sequence ATGTCGATGCAGACGGCGGATACAGCGCTCAGACGGGAACTGGCGCTGCGTCGCCGTCTGCGCGATCTGACAGCAAGGGAAAGCCTTCCGGAGTTTGCCCGGCTGGTCATGGCGGAACAGAATCTGCACCCGGCGGCGCATCATCATCTGCTGTTGAAAGAATTGCAGGCGGTGGCGCATGGAACCGTTGATCGTCTGTTGATCACCATGCCGCCCGGATCGGCAAAATCGACGTATGCCAGCCGCATTTTTCCCGCGTGGTTGATGGCTCTGCAATCCGGAATTCGTATCATTGGTGCGTCACACACGGCTGATCTGGCTGATCATGTCAGCCGTGGGGTACAGTCCTGTCTGCGTGATTACGCCCCTGTTCTCGGCACCGGATTGCGGCGGGAAAATGCGCGGGACTGGGAGGCGGCAAACGGCTCGGCCTATAAGGCGGTTGGTATTGGCGGCCCGATTGCCGGGCGGCGTGCCGATGTGGCAATCATTGATGATCCTGTCAAATCAAGGGCTGATGCCGATAGTCGTGCCTGCCGGGAGCGTGTGTGGAACTGGTTCGGGGCCGATCTGCGCACGCGCATGAAACCGGGTGGCCGCATCGTGGTGATCATGACGCGCTGGCATGAGGATGATCTGGGCGGCCGTCTGCTGCTGCGTCAGGGATCGTCATGGCGGCGCGTCAATCTGCCCGCGCAGGCCGAGGATAATGATCCGCTGGGTCGCGCACCGGGAGAATGGCTGTGGGGAGATGATTCCTACGGTTACGCGGGCGAATTGCAGCGCGTGAAGGCTGAGTACGAACGCGGCGGTGCAATGCGGGACTGGGCGGCGCTGTATCAGCAGCAGCCGCGCCCTGCGGAGGGGGCGTTGTTCAAAACGGCTGCTCTGTCCTGCATTCTTGCGTCACCGGCCTCTGTACAATGGGTGCGCGCCTGGGATCTGGCGGCGACGCGTCAGACCGGCACCGGTGATCCAGACTGGACGGTGGGGGCACGGCTGGGTCGTGATGTAGCGGGGCGTTTCGTGATTGGCGATATTGTGCGTCTGCGTGGCGGGCCGGAGGATGTGACGCGCATCATCGCTGCTACGGCCAGCCGGGATGGCGCGTCGGTGCGTATTTCCATCCCGCGTGATCCCGGTCAGGCAGGCAAGGCGCAGGCGGCTTATCTGGCACGGATGCTCAGTGGTTACGTCGTCGAGACCTCGCCCGAGAGTGGTGATAAATCTACCCGCGCCATGCCGTTTGCGGCGCAGGTGAATGCGGGCAATGTCGATATGCTGCCGGGTGCGTGGCAGGCGGCGTTGCTGGATGAGCTGGCGGGGTTTCCCTCAGCCCGACATGACGATCAGGTGGATGCGCTGTCCCGCGCCTTTCTGGCGCTGATGCAGGGGCGGGACACGCGGGCATCGTTCCTCGCCTATCTTTAA
- a CDS encoding winged helix-turn-helix domain-containing protein, whose amino-acid sequence MTSTKAVPDYQSLMVPVLRLSATEIRRVPALAEMIADELALSAEDRAAMLPSVTQRLLCNRVHWAKLI is encoded by the coding sequence TTGACCAGCACCAAGGCTGTTCCTGATTATCAGTCCTTGATGGTCCCTGTGCTGCGTCTGTCCGCAACCGAGATACGCCGCGTGCCAGCGCTGGCTGAGATGATTGCCGATGAGCTGGCCCTGTCCGCAGAGGACCGTGCCGCCATGTTGCCGAGCGTGACGCAACGCTTGCTGTGCAACCGTGTTCACTGGGCCAAACTTATCTGA
- a CDS encoding NAD(P)-dependent oxidoreductase: MSSIALLGATGNAGSHILKELSDRGHRVTAIARSVSAVPPLPGVTAVAGDAADTETIVPLLRGHDAVISALPFSTIDPTRLLRAVREAGIKRYLVVGGAGSLEAEPGVKLIDHPDFPTEYKFEASHGVAFLDLLRNTADDLEWSFISPSILFGPGGRTGVFRLGGDQVLRHEGGSSISYEDYAIALVNELEHPAHIRQRFTVGY, encoded by the coding sequence ATGTCCTCTATCGCTCTGCTCGGTGCCACCGGGAATGCCGGATCGCATATTCTGAAAGAGCTGTCTGATCGTGGCCATCGCGTGACAGCGATTGCGCGCAGCGTCTCTGCGGTCCCTCCCCTGCCCGGCGTTACCGCTGTTGCGGGAGATGCGGCAGACACTGAAACCATCGTGCCTCTGCTGCGCGGGCATGATGCGGTGATCAGCGCACTGCCTTTTTCCACAATTGACCCCACCCGGTTGCTGCGCGCGGTGCGGGAAGCAGGCATCAAACGCTATCTGGTGGTCGGCGGCGCGGGCAGTCTGGAGGCAGAGCCGGGCGTCAAGCTGATCGACCACCCCGATTTCCCGACTGAATATAAATTCGAGGCCTCACACGGGGTCGCGTTTCTCGATCTGCTCCGCAACACCGCCGATGATCTGGAATGGAGCTTCATATCCCCCTCCATCCTGTTCGGCCCCGGCGGGCGCACCGGTGTATTCCGCCTCGGCGGAGATCAGGTGCTGCGGCATGAGGGCGGTTCCTCCATCTCCTATGAGGATTACGCCATCGCGCTGGTCAATGAGCTGGAACACCCAGCCCATATCCGGCAGCGTTTTACGGTCGGGTACTGA
- a CDS encoding restriction endonuclease, translating to MKAGLLFSPDRGAFTITPAGRELLATNPPRITSTLLEQYPSFISFITAKVGHNIKQGAAPVLSSPTDAEHQTLEERVEAAHEELMSELRSNLLEHVLNQSPAFFEQLIVDLLVAMGYGGNHEDAAQRLGGTGDGGVDGVINEDQLGLDRLYVQAKRYVANNSVGRPDVQSFVGSLVGRGAQKGVFFTTSSFSTHAIEFVRNLTQRIVLIDGTTLADLMIEHGVGVRVSRTITVKKIDIDFFDPE from the coding sequence ATGAAAGCGGGTCTGCTGTTTTCTCCAGACCGTGGTGCATTTACCATTACACCGGCAGGGCGGGAGTTGCTTGCGACCAATCCGCCACGCATCACGAGCACTCTGTTAGAGCAATATCCGTCTTTCATCAGCTTTATCACTGCAAAAGTCGGGCATAATATCAAACAGGGAGCAGCGCCTGTTCTGTCTTCTCCCACTGATGCAGAGCACCAGACCCTGGAAGAACGCGTTGAGGCAGCGCATGAGGAACTGATGTCCGAGCTGCGCTCCAACCTGCTGGAGCATGTGCTGAATCAGAGCCCTGCTTTTTTCGAGCAATTGATTGTCGACCTTCTGGTCGCGATGGGCTATGGCGGCAATCACGAAGATGCCGCACAACGTCTCGGCGGTACGGGGGATGGCGGCGTTGATGGCGTGATCAACGAAGACCAGCTCGGACTGGATAGACTTTATGTGCAGGCCAAGCGTTATGTAGCCAATAACAGCGTTGGTCGTCCCGACGTGCAATCCTTTGTTGGCAGTCTGGTCGGTCGTGGTGCGCAGAAAGGCGTGTTCTTCACAACCTCCTCATTCAGCACCCATGCAATCGAGTTCGTGCGCAATCTGACACAACGCATTGTTCTGATTGATGGTACAACGCTGGCTGATCTGATGATTGAACACGGTGTCGGTGTCCGCGTCAGCCGCACGATCACAGTCAAGAAGATCGATATCGACTTTTTCGATCCGGAATGA
- a CDS encoding terminase small subunit: MTRFSLTDRQQQFVAAYAALKGNAEQAYAVSYGPDLSPAQIAAGARRCLNSAAIRAVLAQEVKQETTADKKKMIHPVTKENIVSALARLAFYDARDVLEWSEDGLRVKASSSLDDDTAFAIEEVVETPRGLRVKLADKRAALVELGRALGLFRETPSRDPAQAMSRAEIEAELDSLRAHQKKT; the protein is encoded by the coding sequence GTGACACGCTTTTCTCTTACGGATCGGCAGCAGCAATTCGTGGCGGCCTACGCCGCGCTGAAGGGCAATGCCGAGCAGGCTTATGCTGTCAGCTATGGTCCTGATCTTTCTCCGGCGCAGATTGCCGCGGGAGCAAGGCGCTGTCTCAACAGTGCTGCCATCCGTGCTGTTTTGGCGCAGGAGGTAAAACAGGAAACGACAGCAGATAAAAAAAAGATGATCCACCCTGTGACAAAGGAAAACATAGTGTCGGCGTTGGCGCGTCTGGCATTTTATGACGCGCGGGACGTGCTGGAATGGTCGGAGGACGGTCTGCGCGTCAAGGCTTCTTCCTCGCTTGATGACGATACAGCTTTTGCGATCGAGGAAGTGGTTGAAACGCCACGTGGTCTGCGGGTGAAGCTGGCTGACAAACGGGCGGCGCTGGTCGAGCTTGGCCGGGCGCTGGGATTATTCAGGGAAACACCCTCCCGCGATCCGGCGCAGGCCATGAGCCGTGCGGAGATCGAGGCGGAACTGGATTCCCTCCGCGCCCATCAGAAAAAAACCTAG
- a CDS encoding LexA family transcriptional regulator — MSHPSDARSPLSFPTEMTVGERMRHARLQRGWSQDALAKEAGTSQTTIDKIERNLTQRSRALPRLAQCLGVDLLTLDPDYLGDYQPVPPGIAAPPSVMKAEAPPPPPATFQSQARIPDQPIPPPITGFSPRNVPVFGTAQGGALGATGLPDSAQALDWARLPAPLTGIPGLFALYVEGDSMEPWVEHGHLIYIHPTRPAAPRDHVVVVVQDGEYDEPRALLKRLVRRTTGRLVLHQYNPAGEIEIDARTVMRIYRVIPWNEVAGV; from the coding sequence ATGAGCCATCCATCCGATGCCCGGTCCCCACTTTCCTTCCCCACAGAAATGACAGTGGGCGAACGGATGCGACATGCCAGACTACAGCGCGGGTGGTCTCAGGACGCACTGGCGAAGGAGGCAGGAACCTCCCAGACCACGATCGACAAGATCGAGCGTAACCTGACCCAGCGCTCCCGCGCCCTGCCGCGTCTGGCGCAATGTCTGGGGGTGGATTTACTGACGCTGGATCCGGATTACCTCGGCGATTACCAGCCAGTCCCGCCGGGTATTGCAGCCCCCCCTTCGGTCATGAAGGCGGAGGCGCCACCCCCGCCCCCCGCGACGTTCCAGAGTCAGGCTCGCATCCCTGATCAGCCGATCCCGCCGCCGATCACGGGCTTTTCTCCCCGCAATGTGCCGGTTTTCGGCACGGCGCAGGGCGGGGCGCTGGGGGCGACGGGCCTGCCGGACAGTGCACAGGCGCTGGACTGGGCCCGGCTCCCCGCCCCCCTGACCGGTATTCCCGGCCTGTTCGCGCTGTATGTCGAGGGTGACAGCATGGAGCCATGGGTGGAGCATGGCCATCTGATCTACATCCACCCCACCCGCCCCGCCGCCCCGCGAGACCACGTCGTCGTGGTGGTGCAGGACGGAGAATACGATGAACCGCGCGCGCTGTTGAAACGCCTGGTGCGCCGCACCACCGGGCGGCTGGTGCTGCACCAGTACAACCCCGCCGGAGAGATCGAAATCGACGCGCGGACTGTCATGCGCATCTACCGTGTCATCCCGTGGAACGAGGTCGCCGGGGTTTAA
- a CDS encoding catalase, producing MAPPTRSSRPASSPASVSPPPSGGGCPFLHGLGGELHQLAGENNPVLTTQQGIPVSDDQNTLRLDASGPALLEDFHFREKMFHFDHERIPERVVHARGYGAHGFFELTDSLSDVTRADIFQRKGEKTPVFVRFSTVAGNKGSPDLARDVRGFAIKFYTKEGNWDLVGNNIPVFFIQDAIKFPDLIHAAKEAPDRAFPQAQTAHDNFWDFISLMPEAVHMALWIMSDRTIPRSLRFMEGFGVHTFRLVNAEGHSTYVKFHLKPKLGLQSVAWNEAVKINGADPDFHRRDLWSALNSGDFPEWEVGVQLFDDAFADAFPFDVLDATKLIPEEDVPVRIIGRLVLNRPVDNFFAETEQVAFCTQNVVPGIDFTNDPLLQGRNFSYLDTQLKRLGGPNFTHIPINAPHVPVQNFQQDGHMAMRNPKGRANYEPNSWGAEGGPREDPQRGHTSFPAQESGEKRRARPEKFADHYSQARQFYLSQTPIEQRHIADAFTFELSKVETPAIRARMVGHLRLVDEALADAVAGGLGLKALPDAPKPARAPLTDLPPSAALSIIANGPQRFEGRKLGILASDGADAALLEALVQAVDKEGAQLELIAPTVSGITDSKGVSHEAQQRVEGGPSVLYDAVAVLLSAEGAALLSQKPEARDFVSDAFAHAKFIAFTKEAETLLEAAGIKPALRDKGFVRLEKPGDAAGFLKTCGALRFWEREAKKPA from the coding sequence ATGGCCCCTCCCACCCGTTCCTCCCGTCCGGCTTCCTCCCCTGCCTCTGTGTCTCCACCGCCTTCCGGTGGAGGCTGCCCCTTCCTGCACGGGCTGGGCGGGGAGCTTCATCAGCTTGCCGGAGAGAATAATCCGGTTTTAACGACGCAACAGGGCATCCCGGTCAGTGATGATCAGAATACGCTGCGTCTTGACGCAAGCGGACCTGCGCTGCTGGAGGATTTCCACTTCCGCGAGAAGATGTTCCATTTCGACCATGAGCGTATCCCGGAGCGCGTCGTGCATGCCCGCGGCTATGGCGCTCACGGCTTCTTCGAGCTGACCGACAGCCTGAGCGACGTCACCAGAGCCGACATCTTCCAGCGCAAGGGCGAGAAAACGCCCGTTTTCGTGCGCTTTTCCACTGTGGCGGGCAATAAGGGATCACCCGATCTGGCGCGTGATGTGCGTGGTTTCGCCATCAAATTCTACACAAAAGAAGGCAACTGGGATCTGGTCGGCAACAACATCCCGGTTTTCTTCATTCAGGATGCGATCAAGTTCCCTGACCTGATCCATGCCGCCAAAGAAGCCCCTGATCGCGCTTTTCCGCAGGCTCAGACCGCACATGACAATTTCTGGGACTTTATCTCCCTGATGCCGGAAGCAGTGCATATGGCGCTGTGGATCATGTCGGACCGCACCATTCCACGCTCCCTGCGCTTTATGGAGGGGTTTGGCGTGCATACGTTCCGCCTTGTGAATGCGGAAGGGCACTCGACCTATGTCAAATTCCATCTGAAGCCGAAGCTGGGCCTGCAATCCGTGGCCTGGAACGAGGCCGTGAAGATCAACGGCGCCGATCCGGATTTCCACCGCCGCGATTTATGGAGCGCCCTGAACAGCGGTGATTTCCCGGAATGGGAGGTGGGCGTTCAGCTTTTCGATGATGCCTTCGCAGATGCCTTTCCGTTCGACGTCCTGGATGCCACCAAGCTGATCCCGGAAGAAGATGTGCCCGTGCGCATCATCGGTCGCCTGGTGCTGAACCGTCCGGTGGACAATTTCTTCGCCGAGACCGAACAGGTCGCATTCTGCACCCAGAATGTCGTGCCGGGCATCGACTTCACAAATGATCCTCTGTTACAGGGGCGTAATTTCTCCTATCTGGACACGCAACTGAAGCGGCTGGGCGGGCCGAATTTCACGCATATTCCGATCAATGCGCCCCATGTGCCGGTGCAGAATTTCCAGCAGGACGGCCACATGGCGATGCGCAACCCCAAAGGCCGCGCCAATTATGAGCCGAACAGCTGGGGAGCCGAAGGGGGGCCTCGCGAAGACCCTCAACGCGGCCATACCAGCTTTCCCGCGCAGGAAAGCGGCGAAAAGCGCCGTGCCAGGCCGGAGAAATTCGCCGATCATTACAGTCAGGCGCGCCAGTTCTATCTCAGCCAGACCCCGATCGAGCAACGGCATATCGCGGATGCCTTCACCTTTGAACTCAGCAAGGTGGAGACACCAGCCATCCGCGCGCGGATGGTCGGACATCTGCGGCTGGTGGATGAGGCTCTGGCCGATGCGGTGGCAGGCGGGTTGGGGTTGAAGGCTTTACCGGATGCTCCCAAACCGGCACGGGCGCCGCTCACCGACCTGCCTCCCTCTGCAGCACTCAGTATCATCGCGAATGGCCCGCAGCGTTTCGAGGGCCGCAAACTCGGCATCCTCGCCAGCGACGGCGCTGATGCTGCATTGCTGGAAGCGCTGGTGCAGGCGGTCGACAAGGAAGGGGCGCAACTGGAACTGATCGCCCCGACCGTCAGCGGCATCACCGACAGCAAAGGTGTCTCCCACGAGGCCCAACAGCGTGTGGAGGGCGGTCCCTCGGTCCTGTATGACGCGGTGGCTGTGCTGCTTTCTGCCGAGGGCGCGGCGCTGCTGTCGCAAAAACCGGAAGCCCGGGATTTCGTCAGCGACGCCTTTGCTCATGCAAAGTTCATTGCTTTCACAAAGGAGGCCGAGACCTTGCTGGAAGCCGCCGGGATAAAACCCGCTTTGCGGGATAAAGGGTTCGTCAGACTGGAAAAACCTGGCGATGCAGCGGGGTTCCTCAAGACATGTGGTGCCCTTCGGTTCTGGGAACGGGAGGCGAAGAAGCCGGCTTGA